The Streptomyces sp. NBC_01255 genome window below encodes:
- the crcB gene encoding fluoride efflux transporter CrcB → MNWLLVVAGAAIGAPLRHLTDRLAKARFGLGLPWGTFAVNVVGSFVLGLLTGVSSERLHLLLGTGLCGALTTYSTFSYETLKLYEGGAKGYAVLNVAGSLAAGLGAVWLGVETARPW, encoded by the coding sequence GTGAACTGGCTCCTGGTCGTGGCGGGCGCCGCCATCGGCGCGCCCTTGCGCCATCTCACCGATCGGCTGGCGAAGGCCCGCTTCGGCCTCGGCCTTCCCTGGGGCACGTTCGCGGTGAACGTCGTCGGCTCGTTCGTGCTCGGGCTGCTCACCGGCGTCTCCTCGGAGCGGCTGCACCTGCTCCTCGGCACCGGTCTGTGCGGCGCCCTCACCACGTACTCCACCTTCTCGTACGAGACGCTGAAGCTGTACGAGGGCGGGGCGAAGGGGTACGCGGTGCTGAACGTGGCCGGGAGCCTGGCCGCCGGACTCGGAGCCGTATGGCTGGGAGTCGAGACGGCCAGGCCGTGGTGA
- a CDS encoding winged helix DNA-binding domain-containing protein, producing MVMTPRALNRSTLARQLLLERAPMDVEEALRRVVALQAQQPGSPYVALWNRVAGFDPGLFDGAVEGFRAVRSTLMRLTLHVVHVEDYRAFREGMEPTLRGSRLGDHRFRAAGFTPADADALLPGLLAYAERARTGAEMLSRLAECRGGPVESVAWRMIRQYAPLWHAPTGPPWSYGTAQSFVTADELPERADPDAVAAGLAVLVRRYLEGFGPASVADIAQFSMTQRGRVREALAALDGLVEPLEGPDGVVLYDVPGAVRPDEDVPAPPRLMAMWDSILLAYADRGRVIPPEYRKAVIRVNGDVLPTLLVDGYVAGVWRPVDGGIEASAFRPLPARVWEELAGEAAALGAFLAGRDPLVYRRYDHWWAKGLPVVESKVFPVL from the coding sequence ATGGTGATGACCCCGCGCGCCCTCAATCGCTCCACCCTCGCCCGCCAGTTGCTCCTCGAACGGGCCCCGATGGACGTCGAGGAGGCCCTGCGGCGGGTGGTCGCGCTTCAGGCGCAGCAGCCGGGTTCGCCGTACGTGGCCCTGTGGAACCGGGTCGCGGGATTCGACCCGGGCCTGTTCGACGGGGCGGTGGAGGGCTTCCGGGCGGTGCGGTCGACGCTGATGCGGCTCACGCTGCACGTGGTGCACGTCGAGGACTACCGGGCGTTCCGGGAGGGCATGGAGCCGACGCTGCGCGGTTCGCGCCTCGGCGACCACCGGTTCAGGGCCGCCGGGTTCACGCCGGCCGACGCCGACGCGCTGCTGCCCGGGCTCCTCGCGTACGCCGAGCGGGCGCGGACCGGCGCCGAGATGCTGAGCCGTCTCGCGGAGTGCCGGGGCGGTCCGGTGGAATCCGTGGCCTGGCGGATGATCCGCCAGTACGCGCCGCTGTGGCACGCCCCGACGGGGCCGCCGTGGTCGTACGGCACCGCGCAGTCCTTCGTCACGGCGGACGAGCTGCCGGAGCGCGCCGATCCGGACGCGGTCGCGGCGGGCCTCGCGGTGCTCGTCCGGCGCTATCTGGAGGGGTTCGGGCCGGCGTCCGTGGCGGACATCGCGCAGTTCTCCATGACGCAACGGGGCCGGGTGCGCGAGGCGTTGGCGGCGCTCGACGGCCTGGTCGAGCCCCTGGAAGGGCCGGACGGGGTGGTGCTGTACGACGTGCCCGGGGCGGTCCGGCCCGACGAGGACGTGCCGGCCCCGCCCCGGCTGATGGCCATGTGGGACAGCATCCTGCTGGCGTACGCGGACCGTGGCCGCGTCATCCCGCCCGAGTACCGCAAGGCCGTGATCCGCGTGAACGGCGACGTCCTGCCGACGCTGCTCGTCGACGGGTACGTCGCCGGGGTCTGGCGGCCCGTCGACGGCGGGATCGAGGCCTCGGCGTTCCGGCCGCTCCCGGCCCGCGTCTGGGAGGAGCTCGCCGGAGAGGCCGCGGCCCTCGGGGCTTTCCTGGCGGGCCGGGATCCGCTGGTCTACCGGCGCTACGACCACTGGTGGGCGAAGGGGCTGCCGGTGGTCGAGTCGAAGGTGTTCCCCGTCCTCTGA
- a CDS encoding esterase-like activity of phytase family protein, whose product MNPRLLRRPAALVLPVSAALALSVVVGTADATPAHHGSAARVVSTSTLPDIPLAAFSNDLLSGSVDDDRGVDLGGIGSDLYPAERPGEYWTVTDRGPNGQISVGKDKRRTFPVPGFDPAIVKIRAVGGRIDVLRSIPLTTRSGAPVTGLPNQPGRDEAPYTYDASTPLAYDPNGLDTEGIVRDRDGSFWLVDEYGPSLVHVSAKGRVLARHVPKGLGLTGAGYPVIESLPSVFLQRKINRGFEGLALLPGGDLVMALQSPLLNPDKATGENSRTTRLLRFSTRTNEVTAEYAYRFDPVEVVEPGQTKTSELKISALVALGGDRLLVQERTDKASRLYEVRLRRGADILDTVWDTPATPTLEQLDGEAAKDAPILAKRLVLDVNTVEGVPGKIEGIALEGRSTLVLLNDNDFGMTDGPAAFDAAGRLVDSGVETTLVRVRLPRPVR is encoded by the coding sequence ATGAATCCGCGTCTCCTGCGCCGGCCCGCCGCCCTGGTGCTTCCCGTCTCCGCCGCACTCGCGCTCTCGGTGGTGGTGGGGACGGCCGACGCGACGCCGGCGCACCACGGCTCCGCCGCGCGGGTCGTCTCCACCTCGACCCTCCCCGACATCCCGCTCGCCGCGTTCAGCAACGACCTGCTGTCCGGCAGCGTCGACGACGACCGGGGCGTCGACCTGGGCGGCATCGGCAGCGACCTGTACCCGGCCGAACGGCCCGGCGAGTACTGGACCGTCACCGACCGCGGCCCCAACGGCCAGATATCCGTGGGGAAGGACAAGCGCCGTACGTTCCCGGTGCCCGGCTTCGACCCGGCGATCGTCAAGATCCGCGCCGTCGGCGGCCGTATCGACGTCCTGCGCTCCATCCCGCTCACCACGCGGTCCGGCGCCCCCGTGACCGGCCTGCCGAACCAGCCGGGCCGCGACGAGGCCCCGTACACGTACGACGCCTCCACCCCGCTCGCGTACGACCCGAACGGCCTGGACACCGAGGGCATCGTGCGGGACCGGGACGGCAGCTTCTGGCTCGTCGACGAGTACGGCCCCTCGCTCGTTCACGTCTCCGCGAAGGGCCGGGTCCTCGCCCGCCACGTCCCGAAGGGCCTCGGCCTCACCGGCGCCGGCTACCCGGTGATCGAGTCGCTCCCGTCGGTCTTCCTCCAGCGCAAGATCAACCGCGGCTTCGAGGGCCTCGCGCTGCTCCCCGGCGGCGATCTGGTCATGGCGCTGCAGAGCCCGCTGCTCAACCCCGACAAGGCCACCGGCGAGAACTCCCGCACCACGCGCCTGCTGCGCTTCTCGACCCGCACGAACGAGGTCACCGCCGAGTACGCCTACCGCTTCGACCCGGTCGAGGTCGTCGAGCCCGGCCAGACCAAGACCTCCGAGCTCAAGATCTCCGCCCTCGTCGCCCTCGGCGGCGACCGCCTCCTCGTCCAGGAGCGCACCGACAAGGCCTCCCGCCTGTACGAGGTCCGCCTCCGCCGCGGTGCCGACATCCTCGACACCGTCTGGGACACCCCCGCGACCCCCACCCTGGAGCAGCTCGACGGCGAGGCCGCGAAGGACGCCCCGATCCTGGCCAAGCGCCTGGTCCTCGACGTGAACACGGTCGAGGGAGTCCCCGGCAAGATCGAGGGCATCGCCCTCGAAGGCCGCTCGACTCTCGTCCTGCTCAACGACAACGACTTCGGCATGACGGACGGCCCCGCGGCCTTCGACGCGGCCGGCCGCCTGGTCGACAGCGGCGTGGAGACGACGCTCGTCCGCGTACGCCTGCCCCGCCCGGTCCGCTGA
- a CDS encoding TetR/AcrR family transcriptional regulator, with protein MTRDATTPPPPRRAMRADARRNHERILAAAGAAVARHGVDASLEEIARDAGVGSATLHRHFPSRQALLEAVFKDRVETLCATARDLAAELDPEAALVAWLHAVGAHAVTNKGLGAALMPGAGESSAGGGDPDLGDSCHTLILNAGSDLLDRAHQAHAVRPEVTITRLLKLVGAIALATEHDSDGAAETDRLLTLVLDGVRQRGAV; from the coding sequence ATGACCCGAGACGCCACCACGCCGCCCCCTCCCCGGCGTGCCATGCGTGCCGACGCGCGGCGCAACCACGAACGGATCCTGGCCGCCGCCGGGGCCGCCGTCGCCCGGCACGGCGTCGATGCCTCCCTGGAGGAGATCGCGCGGGACGCGGGGGTCGGCTCGGCCACCCTGCACCGGCATTTCCCCTCCCGGCAGGCGCTGTTGGAGGCCGTCTTCAAGGACCGGGTGGAGACTCTCTGCGCCACGGCACGCGATCTCGCGGCCGAACTCGACCCGGAAGCCGCCCTGGTCGCCTGGCTCCACGCCGTCGGCGCGCACGCCGTGACCAACAAGGGGCTGGGGGCGGCGCTGATGCCGGGGGCCGGCGAGAGCAGTGCCGGCGGCGGCGATCCGGATCTCGGGGATTCCTGCCACACACTGATCCTGAACGCGGGCAGCGATCTACTCGACCGCGCTCACCAGGCGCACGCCGTACGCCCCGAGGTCACCATCACCCGGCTCCTCAAGCTCGTCGGAGCCATCGCGCTGGCCACCGAACACGACAGCGACGGCGCGGCCGAAACCGATCGCCTGCTGACGCTCGTCCTCGACGGGGTGCGCCAACGCGGGGCAGTTTGA
- a CDS encoding NmrA/HSCARG family protein → MESTDKIIVVAGATGLQGRAVTRHLLDGGWRVRALTRDPDGAPAKALASAGARIVRAEMEDVPSLVAAAEGAYGMFSVQPTVGSPGTAPDFSAEDEVRWGRNVADAARAAGIGHLVFSSVAGADRHGSEALPQNLISKWRIEQHIAKLGLPATILRPVSFMENYTGEYALQGGNLVSGIAPDVPLQIVAVDDVGFVTALAFSRPEEWIGRSAALAGDELTPVRIAAQIAAAIGRPLPYARIPMETIRAFNEEFAIAHEWLNERGYRADIPATRRIHPTVMDFRTWLERTGAARITGYLDTRGAQKGEA, encoded by the coding sequence GTGGAATCGACGGACAAGATCATCGTGGTGGCCGGCGCGACCGGCCTTCAGGGGCGGGCCGTGACCAGGCATCTGCTCGACGGCGGCTGGCGGGTGCGCGCCCTCACCCGCGATCCGGACGGGGCGCCGGCCAAGGCCCTGGCGAGCGCCGGCGCGCGGATCGTACGAGCGGAGATGGAGGACGTCCCGTCGCTCGTCGCCGCCGCCGAAGGCGCGTACGGAATGTTCAGCGTGCAGCCCACGGTGGGCTCCCCGGGCACGGCGCCCGACTTCTCCGCCGAGGACGAGGTCCGCTGGGGAAGGAACGTCGCCGACGCCGCCAGGGCCGCCGGCATCGGGCACCTGGTCTTCAGCTCGGTCGCCGGCGCGGACCGGCACGGCAGCGAGGCGTTGCCCCAGAACCTGATCAGCAAGTGGCGGATCGAGCAGCACATCGCGAAGCTCGGCCTGCCCGCCACGATTCTGCGGCCGGTGTCCTTCATGGAGAACTACACCGGTGAGTACGCCCTGCAAGGCGGAAACCTGGTCTCGGGCATCGCCCCCGACGTTCCGCTGCAGATCGTGGCGGTGGACGACGTCGGCTTCGTCACCGCGCTGGCCTTCTCCCGCCCCGAGGAGTGGATCGGGCGGTCGGCGGCGCTGGCCGGCGACGAACTGACCCCGGTCCGGATCGCCGCGCAGATCGCGGCGGCCATCGGGCGCCCGCTGCCGTACGCCAGGATCCCGATGGAGACGATCCGTGCGTTCAACGAGGAGTTCGCGATCGCCCACGAGTGGCTCAACGAACGCGGCTACCGGGCCGACATCCCCGCCACGCGACGGATCCACCCCACCGTGATGGACTTCCGCACGTGGCTGGAGCGCACGGGTGCGGCCCGGATCACGGGGTACCTGGACACCCGGGGCGCGCAGAAGGGGGAAGCGTGA
- a CDS encoding TIGR03620 family F420-dependent LLM class oxidoreductase, with the protein MKAVRPHLGRVGIWAGELDTCSAPAVREAVTAIEDLGFGTLWFPETAGREAMAQAAILLSQSERIVVASGSTDIYARDPVTAAAAQRTLEEAFPGRFLLGLWDSHPSLAEDVRGHRFGLPLPTMRAYLDAMDAAPFGPPATAPSPHRVLAALDPGMLALAAERAWGANPLGMPVEHTRNARATLGPTALLAVTQLCVLGPDRAHTTEQARATAAAALPNRRALLRDLGFETAENAQNAETPDDRLIDALVAHGTAEDIARRVHEHLAAGADHVSLHLLTDTPDAPPLRQWQDLAAHLLP; encoded by the coding sequence GTGAAAGCCGTCCGCCCCCACCTCGGACGCGTCGGCATCTGGGCGGGCGAACTCGACACCTGCTCGGCGCCCGCGGTCCGCGAGGCGGTGACCGCGATCGAGGACCTCGGTTTCGGCACCCTGTGGTTCCCCGAGACGGCGGGACGGGAAGCGATGGCACAGGCGGCGATCCTGCTGTCACAGTCCGAACGGATCGTCGTGGCGTCCGGCAGCACGGACATCTACGCGCGCGACCCGGTGACGGCCGCCGCCGCGCAGCGCACCCTTGAGGAGGCGTTCCCCGGACGGTTCCTGCTCGGCCTGTGGGACAGCCATCCCAGCCTCGCCGAAGACGTCCGAGGCCACCGATTCGGCCTCCCGCTCCCGACCATGCGCGCCTACCTCGACGCGATGGACGCCGCCCCTTTCGGCCCGCCCGCGACGGCGCCCTCGCCCCACCGGGTGCTCGCCGCCCTGGACCCCGGCATGCTCGCCCTCGCCGCCGAACGCGCCTGGGGCGCGAACCCGTTGGGCATGCCGGTCGAGCACACCCGCAACGCCAGAGCCACGCTCGGACCCACCGCGCTCCTGGCCGTCACCCAACTGTGCGTGCTGGGCCCCGACCGCGCACACACCACCGAACAGGCCCGCGCCACGGCCGCAGCCGCCCTGCCCAACCGTCGCGCCCTGCTCCGGGATCTGGGGTTCGAGACCGCCGAGAACGCCCAGAACGCGGAAACGCCCGACGACCGGCTCATCGACGCGCTGGTGGCCCACGGCACCGCCGAGGACATCGCCCGCCGAGTCCACGAGCACCTCGCCGCCGGCGCCGATCACGTCAGCCTCCACCTCCTCACGGACACCCCCGACGCCCCACCCCTCCGCCAGTGGCAGGACCTCGCCGCACACCTCCTGCCCTGA
- a CDS encoding Lrp/AsnC family transcriptional regulator produces MDAMDRKILTELQMDGRLTITELAARVRLSVSPCHRRLRDLEREGAIRGYRAVVDPAAVGLNFEALVFATLRWENPDTVTTFETAITAIPQVIQAQRLFGEPDYLLRVATTDLAAYQQLFDQRLARLPGVQRLASTLVMKNVIDDRPLPE; encoded by the coding sequence ATGGATGCCATGGACCGGAAGATTCTTACCGAGCTGCAGATGGACGGCCGCCTGACGATCACCGAGCTGGCCGCCCGTGTGCGGCTCAGCGTCTCGCCCTGCCACCGCCGCCTGCGCGACCTCGAACGCGAGGGCGCCATCCGCGGCTACCGCGCCGTCGTCGACCCGGCCGCCGTCGGCCTGAACTTCGAAGCCCTCGTCTTCGCCACCCTGCGCTGGGAGAACCCCGACACCGTCACCACCTTCGAAACGGCCATCACCGCCATCCCCCAGGTCATCCAGGCCCAGCGCCTCTTCGGCGAACCCGACTACCTCCTCCGCGTCGCCACCACCGACCTGGCCGCCTATCAGCAGCTCTTCGACCAGCGGCTCGCCCGGCTGCCCGGGGTCCAGCGCCTGGCCTCCACCCTCGTCATGAAGAACGTCATCGACGACCGCCCACTGCCCGAGTAG
- a CDS encoding LysE family translocator, with protein MDTTTLAAFLAVDLLLVFTPGADWAYAISAGLRDRSVVPAVTGLVAGHAAYALVAVAGLAMIVASSPAAVTALTMAGACYLLWLGWGVLRQPAAPAATAGEGATAGEGATAGERAGASPTRVMLRGAGISGLNPKALLLYFSLFPQFIDVADGWPVAAQTGLLSTLHLTACAVVYLGVGVLARTVLKARPSAALAVTRASGAMMIAIGGFLLVERLAG; from the coding sequence ATGGACACGACGACACTGGCGGCCTTCCTGGCGGTGGACCTGCTGCTGGTGTTCACCCCGGGCGCGGACTGGGCCTACGCGATCTCGGCGGGCCTGCGCGACCGGTCGGTCGTACCCGCCGTCACCGGGCTGGTCGCCGGCCACGCCGCGTACGCGCTGGTGGCCGTCGCGGGCCTGGCGATGATCGTGGCGAGCTCCCCGGCCGCGGTCACCGCGCTGACCATGGCGGGTGCCTGCTATCTGCTGTGGCTGGGCTGGGGCGTTCTGCGGCAGCCGGCCGCACCGGCGGCGACCGCCGGAGAGGGTGCGACCGCCGGAGAGGGTGCGACCGCCGGAGAGCGCGCGGGCGCCTCCCCCACACGGGTCATGCTCAGGGGCGCCGGGATCAGCGGCCTGAACCCCAAGGCGCTGCTCCTCTACTTCTCGCTGTTTCCGCAGTTCATCGACGTCGCCGACGGCTGGCCGGTCGCCGCGCAGACCGGGCTGCTCAGCACGCTGCACCTGACCGCGTGCGCCGTCGTCTACCTCGGCGTCGGCGTCCTGGCCCGCACGGTCCTGAAGGCCAGACCCTCGGCAGCCCTGGCCGTCACCCGGGCCTCCGGTGCCATGATGATCGCCATCGGCGGGTTCCTGCTGGTGGAACGCCTGGCCGGCTGA
- a CDS encoding PaaI family thioesterase, giving the protein MEDETQGEQEAGPAIRKRVQTSFDRQGLMTHLGAHLAHIGPGRVRIVLPARPEVTQQRGYVHAGATSAIADSAGGYAALTLFDEDSEVLTVEYKINLLAPAAGAHIEAIGTVVKYGRTLTVCQLEVYGVQSGGERKLVANGQQTLIRVNRPER; this is encoded by the coding sequence GTGGAAGACGAGACACAGGGGGAACAGGAGGCAGGCCCCGCGATCCGGAAGCGCGTCCAGACCAGCTTCGATCGCCAGGGCCTGATGACCCACCTCGGCGCGCACCTCGCCCACATCGGCCCGGGCCGCGTACGCATCGTGCTCCCGGCCCGCCCCGAGGTGACCCAACAGCGCGGCTACGTCCACGCCGGCGCCACCAGCGCCATCGCGGACAGCGCCGGCGGCTACGCGGCACTCACCCTCTTCGACGAGGACTCCGAGGTTCTCACCGTCGAGTACAAGATCAACCTCCTCGCGCCCGCGGCGGGCGCCCACATCGAGGCGATCGGCACCGTGGTGAAATACGGACGCACCCTGACCGTCTGCCAGTTGGAGGTGTACGGCGTCCAGTCCGGCGGCGAGCGGAAGCTCGTCGCCAACGGCCAGCAGACCCTCATCCGCGTGAACAGGCCCGAGCGGTGA
- a CDS encoding MBL fold metallo-hydrolase translates to MSRHPTPALPRWATWWQRPFPDANTLLLHGRQPALIDTGFVGHAEETAAWARAQAGTAIGLVVNTHWHSDHVGGNALLQAQGAAIAAGAPEAEAISRRDPGCCAAEYLDQPVAPYTVDVSLDDGQVLRLGDTDWEVVRTPGHTPGHLALWQPDERLLVVGDALSDYDVGWVNLALDGLDAATTALASLKRMADLAPRVILPSHGPIPTDPEAAFAAAVRRAQRLVDDPDGAVRYGARRIFAFALMIRGGIPAAEAEPYLHARTWLTDAARLLDTTPESLATELITTMTRAGAIALRDGRLHATTPHTPSPAETLRVPYPRTWPPPKRP, encoded by the coding sequence GTGAGCCGGCACCCCACCCCCGCGCTGCCGCGCTGGGCGACCTGGTGGCAGCGCCCCTTCCCCGACGCCAACACCCTGCTGCTCCACGGACGTCAACCGGCCCTGATCGACACCGGCTTCGTGGGCCACGCCGAGGAGACCGCCGCCTGGGCCCGTGCCCAAGCCGGGACGGCCATCGGCCTGGTCGTGAACACCCACTGGCACTCCGACCACGTCGGCGGCAACGCCCTCCTCCAGGCCCAGGGCGCCGCGATAGCGGCCGGGGCCCCGGAGGCGGAGGCCATCTCCCGCCGGGACCCCGGCTGTTGCGCCGCCGAGTACCTCGACCAGCCCGTGGCCCCGTACACGGTCGACGTCTCCCTCGACGACGGTCAGGTCCTCCGCCTCGGCGACACGGACTGGGAAGTCGTACGCACCCCTGGCCACACGCCGGGCCATCTGGCCCTGTGGCAGCCGGACGAACGCCTGCTCGTGGTCGGGGACGCGCTGTCGGACTACGACGTCGGCTGGGTGAACCTCGCTCTCGACGGCCTCGACGCGGCCACCACCGCGCTCGCCTCCCTCAAGCGGATGGCCGACCTCGCCCCCCGGGTGATCCTCCCCTCCCACGGCCCGATCCCCACCGACCCCGAGGCCGCGTTCGCCGCGGCCGTGCGCCGCGCGCAGCGACTGGTCGACGACCCGGACGGCGCCGTCCGGTACGGCGCCCGGCGGATCTTCGCCTTCGCCCTGATGATCCGCGGAGGCATCCCGGCGGCCGAGGCCGAGCCGTACCTCCACGCCCGAACCTGGCTCACCGACGCCGCCCGGCTCCTGGACACGACTCCCGAGTCACTGGCCACCGAACTGATCACGACCATGACGCGAGCCGGCGCGATCGCCCTGCGAGACGGCCGCCTGCACGCCACCACCCCCCACACCCCGTCCCCGGCCGAAACACTCCGAGTGCCCTACCCCCGCACCTGGCCGCCGCCGAAGCGACCCTGA
- a CDS encoding DoxX family protein: MNLALWIITGLLAAAYLLGGAFKVITPKEKIAASGASARWTEDFSAGGIKTIGALEVLAAVGLVLPALLGTAPILVPLAALGLVLMMAGAAIVRIRRHETTYMVVDLAYLALAAFVVWGRFGPESFTA; the protein is encoded by the coding sequence ATGAACCTCGCCCTGTGGATCATCACCGGACTTCTCGCCGCCGCCTACCTGCTCGGCGGCGCCTTCAAGGTGATCACGCCGAAGGAGAAGATCGCCGCGAGCGGCGCCAGTGCCCGCTGGACCGAGGACTTCAGCGCCGGCGGCATCAAGACCATCGGAGCCCTCGAGGTGCTGGCCGCGGTGGGCCTGGTCCTGCCCGCCCTGCTCGGCACAGCGCCGATTCTGGTCCCGCTGGCGGCTCTCGGCCTGGTACTGATGATGGCCGGCGCGGCGATCGTCCGCATACGGCGCCACGAGACCACATACATGGTGGTGGACCTGGCCTACCTCGCCCTGGCCGCCTTCGTGGTGTGGGGCCGCTTCGGCCCCGAGTCCTTCACGGCCTGA
- a CDS encoding carboxymuconolactone decarboxylase family protein, producing the protein MNARLNFMTSPVAAKAMKHIIAASRALAESTVPASTRELVMLRASQINGCSGCIDMHTKDAAHAGESAVRLNLVVAWREATVFTDAERAALELAEEGTRIADTAGGVSDAVWANAAKYYDDDQLADLVAQIAIINAFNRGNVMIQQPAGDYQPGLHG; encoded by the coding sequence ATGAACGCTCGACTGAACTTCATGACCAGCCCCGTCGCAGCCAAGGCCATGAAGCACATCATCGCCGCGAGCAGGGCGCTCGCGGAGTCGACCGTTCCCGCTTCCACCCGGGAACTGGTGATGCTCCGCGCCAGCCAGATCAACGGCTGCTCCGGATGCATCGACATGCACACCAAGGACGCCGCGCACGCCGGTGAGAGCGCGGTACGGCTCAACCTGGTCGTGGCGTGGCGGGAGGCCACGGTGTTCACCGACGCCGAACGCGCCGCCCTGGAGCTGGCCGAAGAGGGCACCCGCATCGCCGACACGGCCGGCGGGGTCTCGGACGCCGTCTGGGCGAACGCGGCCAAGTACTACGACGACGACCAGCTCGCCGACCTGGTGGCCCAGATCGCCATCATCAACGCCTTCAACCGCGGCAACGTCATGATCCAGCAGCCCGCGGGCGACTACCAGCCCGGCCTGCACGGCTGA
- the sigJ gene encoding RNA polymerase sigma factor SigJ encodes MTDVAGYRPLMFSIAYGMTGSVGDAEDLVQDAFLGLTRAHQAGTAISTPKAYLTTAVTRLGINHLNSARVRRETYVGNWLPEPVVVTDDRPGPVEHAELADSLSMAFLVLLEALSPVERAVFMLREVFAYDYPDVARTTGKSEANCRQIFARAKKRIAAAGPDADSAPPPAQRAEGEGLARRFFEAAEGGDLDALLGMLAPDVVYYGDGGGKARATRNPVAEPQRVGQLLVGGFRRIRSLGADLRPAWVNSRPGAVTYDLEGRVVNVVELDIVDGVIRAIHSVSNPDKLGHLGPVSDMARLPKE; translated from the coding sequence GTGACGGACGTAGCCGGCTATCGACCGCTGATGTTCTCCATCGCCTACGGGATGACCGGGTCGGTGGGCGACGCCGAGGACCTCGTCCAGGACGCCTTCCTCGGCCTGACCCGGGCGCACCAGGCGGGTACCGCGATCTCCACACCGAAGGCGTACCTGACCACGGCCGTGACGCGGTTGGGAATCAACCACCTGAACTCGGCACGGGTACGGCGGGAGACCTATGTGGGGAACTGGCTGCCCGAACCGGTCGTCGTGACCGACGACCGGCCGGGACCGGTCGAGCACGCCGAGCTGGCCGACTCGCTGTCCATGGCCTTCCTCGTCCTGCTGGAGGCGCTCTCACCGGTGGAACGGGCGGTGTTCATGCTGCGCGAGGTCTTCGCGTACGACTACCCGGACGTGGCGAGGACCACCGGGAAGTCCGAGGCGAACTGCCGCCAGATCTTCGCCCGCGCCAAGAAGCGCATCGCCGCGGCCGGGCCGGACGCGGACAGCGCGCCGCCCCCCGCCCAGCGGGCCGAGGGCGAGGGACTCGCCCGCAGGTTCTTCGAGGCGGCCGAAGGCGGCGACCTGGACGCGCTGCTCGGCATGCTCGCACCCGACGTCGTGTACTACGGGGACGGCGGCGGCAAGGCGCGCGCGACCAGGAACCCGGTGGCCGAGCCGCAGCGCGTCGGGCAGCTGCTCGTCGGCGGGTTCCGCCGGATCCGGAGCCTCGGTGCCGACCTCCGTCCGGCCTGGGTCAACAGCCGCCCGGGCGCCGTGACGTACGACCTTGAGGGCAGGGTGGTCAATGTGGTCGAACTCGACATCGTCGACGGTGTGATCCGGGCGATCCACTCCGTGTCCAACCCCGACAAGCTCGGCCACCTCGGCCCGGTCTCCGACATGGCACGGCTGCCGAAGGAATAG
- a CDS encoding GNAT family N-acetyltransferase codes for MPENPSSAAPAAVRLPRYTKADQDEILGGGDDPFGVAAAGLTWLPKEEHFGVRYGERLVAHAGLLRLPVAIGGAETEVVGVGGVAVAPDMRGHGLARLVVAAALDHARTMGPRHALLFCRPPLVPLYQRLGWQPLDQDVLVEQPETRVVTMPLRTMVTPLRDDAYWPAEPVRLLSLPM; via the coding sequence ATGCCTGAGAACCCATCCTCTGCAGCACCGGCCGCAGTCCGGCTCCCCCGGTACACGAAAGCGGATCAGGACGAGATTCTCGGCGGCGGCGACGACCCCTTCGGCGTCGCCGCGGCCGGCTTGACCTGGCTGCCCAAGGAAGAGCACTTCGGTGTCAGGTACGGCGAGCGGCTTGTGGCCCACGCCGGACTGCTACGGCTGCCTGTTGCGATCGGTGGCGCCGAGACGGAGGTGGTGGGCGTCGGCGGAGTGGCCGTCGCACCCGACATGCGCGGTCATGGCCTGGCTCGGCTCGTCGTCGCAGCGGCACTCGACCACGCGCGCACGATGGGCCCTCGGCACGCGCTCCTGTTCTGCCGGCCTCCCCTCGTGCCGCTGTACCAGCGCCTCGGGTGGCAGCCGCTCGACCAGGACGTACTCGTCGAACAGCCCGAGACCCGCGTGGTGACCATGCCGCTGCGGACCATGGTGACGCCCCTGCGCGACGACGCGTACTGGCCCGCGGAGCCGGTGCGACTCCTCTCCCTCCCGATGTGA